A genomic region of Methylobacterium durans contains the following coding sequences:
- a CDS encoding sensor histidine kinase has translation MALRILYIDDDAGLVRLVARALRARDCAVEHAGDGSAGLARIAEGGIDAVALDHHLPGETGLDILARIRALPAPPPVIYVTGSDDLRIAVAALKAGAADYVLKDVAGHFRELLGEAIEAALAQERLRREKAEAEQRLAASQERLNLALGAAGMIGTWDWDLVADLVYADANFARIYTVDPEAAASGAPLAAYVKNFHPDDVPAFQAALDRTFAGADEFSCEYRILQPEGGVRWILARGRLVRDGTGRPVRFAGASVDITDRKLAEERQRLLMLELAHRVKNTLTLVQAICLQTLRGEATLAEAREVVTARLLALAQAHDLLLQGSWSEASLRTLVEGTARLHGHGDAARFRLSGPDVMLGPKSALSVALVLHELGTNAAKYGALSTPEGHVAVGWEQLANGAEPRLSFRWEEVGGPPVRAPSRRGFGSRLIERSLADGLGAQVRLAYPPTGVTLTLDAPLEALRAS, from the coding sequence GTGGCCCTGCGTATCCTCTACATCGACGACGATGCCGGGCTCGTCCGCCTCGTGGCGCGGGCGCTGCGGGCGCGCGACTGCGCCGTGGAGCACGCGGGCGACGGCAGCGCCGGGCTCGCCCGCATCGCGGAGGGCGGTATCGACGCCGTCGCCCTCGACCATCACCTGCCCGGCGAGACCGGCCTCGACATCCTCGCGCGCATCCGCGCCCTGCCGGCGCCGCCGCCCGTGATCTACGTCACCGGCTCGGACGATCTGCGGATCGCCGTCGCGGCCCTCAAGGCCGGCGCCGCCGACTACGTCCTGAAGGACGTCGCCGGCCATTTCCGCGAGCTCCTCGGCGAGGCGATCGAGGCCGCGCTCGCGCAGGAGCGGCTGCGCCGGGAGAAGGCGGAGGCCGAGCAGCGCCTCGCCGCGAGCCAGGAGCGCCTCAACCTCGCGCTCGGCGCCGCCGGCATGATCGGCACCTGGGACTGGGACCTCGTCGCCGACCTCGTCTACGCCGACGCGAACTTCGCCCGCATCTACACGGTCGATCCCGAGGCGGCCGCAAGCGGCGCGCCGCTCGCCGCCTACGTCAAGAACTTCCACCCGGACGACGTGCCGGCCTTCCAGGCGGCCCTCGACCGCACCTTCGCCGGCGCCGACGAGTTCTCGTGCGAGTACCGCATCCTCCAGCCGGAGGGCGGCGTGCGCTGGATCCTGGCCCGCGGGCGCCTCGTGCGGGACGGGACCGGGCGGCCGGTCCGCTTCGCGGGCGCCTCCGTCGACATCACCGACCGCAAGCTCGCCGAGGAGCGCCAGCGCCTGCTGATGCTGGAACTCGCCCACCGGGTGAAGAACACGCTCACGCTGGTCCAGGCGATCTGCCTGCAGACCCTGCGCGGGGAAGCGACCCTGGCCGAGGCCCGCGAGGTGGTGACGGCGCGCCTCCTGGCGCTTGCCCAGGCCCACGACCTCCTGCTCCAGGGCAGCTGGAGCGAGGCGAGCCTGCGCACGCTCGTCGAGGGCACGGCCCGCCTCCACGGCCACGGCGACGCCGCGCGGTTCCGGCTCTCGGGGCCAGACGTGATGCTCGGTCCGAAATCCGCCCTCTCGGTCGCCCTCGTCCTGCACGAACTCGGCACCAACGCGGCGAAGTACGGCGCCCTCTCGACGCCGGAGGGGCACGTCGCGGTGGGGTGGGAGCAGCTGGCGAACGGGGCGGAGCCGCGGCTCAGCTTCCGCTGGGAGGAGGTCGGCGGCCCGCCCGTGCGGGCCCCGAGCCGGCGCGGCTTCGGCTCCCGCCTGATCGAGCGCAGCCTCGCGGACGGGCTCGGGGCGCAGGTGCGCCTCGCCTACCCGCCGACAGGCGTGACGCTCACCCTCGACGCGCCGCTGGAGGCCCTGCGGGCGAGCTGA
- a CDS encoding response regulator produces MIEDDEGHARLIERNIRRAGVNNEITAFRDGTAALAYLLGPDGSGRVQAGRSLLILLDLNLPDMTGIDILAKVKGNEHLRRSPVVVLTTTDDQREIQRCYDLGCNVYVTKPVNYEGFANAIRQLGLFFSVMQVPETP; encoded by the coding sequence ATGATCGAGGACGACGAGGGGCATGCCCGCCTGATCGAGCGCAACATCCGCCGCGCCGGCGTCAACAACGAGATCACGGCCTTCCGCGACGGCACCGCGGCGCTGGCCTACCTGCTCGGGCCGGACGGCTCGGGCCGGGTCCAGGCCGGGCGCTCGCTGCTCATCCTGCTCGATCTCAACCTTCCGGACATGACGGGCATCGACATCCTGGCCAAGGTGAAGGGCAACGAGCACCTGCGCCGCTCGCCCGTGGTGGTGCTCACCACCACCGACGACCAGCGGGAGATCCAGCGCTGCTACGATCTCGGCTGCAACGTCTACGTGACGAAGCCCGTGAACTACGAGGGATTCGCCAACGCGATCCGCCAGCTCGGCCTGTTCTTCTCGGTGATGCAGGTGCCCGAGACCCCCTGA
- a CDS encoding DJ-1/PfpI family protein has protein sequence MTDTVPARSPEDRPPVEIGFLLFPGVQQLDLTGPYEVFATLPGTRVHLVASRPGPVRSVTGLPLTPTATFADCPPLDVICVPGGLGMLAHLDDAEALAFVRRQAEGARFVTSVCTGALVLGAAGLLRGRRATTHWALHDALAAFGAIPVAERVVRDGNVVTGGGITAGIDFALALAVELTDPVDAEAVGLLLEYAPSPPFASGRPETASAAVLARCAAWMAEDRAGAEARIAAAARRVA, from the coding sequence ATGACCGACACCGTTCCCGCCCGAAGCCCGGAGGACCGCCCTCCCGTGGAGATCGGCTTCCTTCTCTTCCCGGGCGTGCAGCAGCTCGACCTGACCGGCCCCTACGAGGTGTTCGCGACGCTGCCCGGCACCCGGGTCCACCTCGTCGCGAGCCGGCCCGGCCCGGTCCGGAGCGTGACCGGCCTTCCGCTGACGCCGACCGCCACCTTCGCCGACTGCCCGCCTCTCGACGTGATCTGCGTGCCCGGCGGGCTCGGCATGCTGGCGCACCTCGACGACGCCGAAGCCCTCGCCTTCGTCCGGCGGCAGGCGGAGGGGGCTCGTTTCGTCACGTCGGTCTGCACGGGCGCGCTGGTGCTCGGCGCCGCCGGCCTCCTCCGCGGGCGTCGGGCCACGACCCACTGGGCGCTTCACGACGCCCTGGCGGCCTTCGGGGCCATTCCGGTGGCCGAGCGGGTGGTGCGGGACGGCAATGTCGTCACCGGCGGCGGCATCACGGCCGGGATCGACTTCGCGCTGGCCTTGGCGGTCGAGCTCACCGACCCCGTCGACGCCGAGGCGGTGGGCCTCCTCCTCGAATACGCCCCGTCCCCGCCCTTCGCCTCGGGCCGGCCGGAGACGGCCTCTGCCGCGGTCCTCGCCCGCTGCGCGGCGTGGATGGCGGAGGACCGGGCGGGGGCGGAGGCGCGCATCGCCGCGGCCGCGAGACGGGTGGCCTGA
- a CDS encoding GlxA family transcriptional regulator, with the protein MPITPRFQPKRRRSVEVLAFPDLQVLDAAGPLQVFASANDLTGTDAYATRIVSEGGGPVAASAGISLATDPLPEPGAPLGTLLIPGGTGIFAAAERASLRDWVVRRAASAERVVSVCTGAFLLAEAGLLDGRRAVTHWGCCQRLAARYPAVRVEADPIFVRDGSVWTSAGVTAGIDLALALVEADLGRTAALAVARHLVVFLKRPGGQAQFSAALDLQGADDRFGPLHAFMAENLAADLSVPRLAARAGMSLRSFARRYRAATGRTPAEAVEELRIEAARRLLTDTSLPVKQVAARCGFGSEETLRRGFLRQLAVSPQDYRARFSGGA; encoded by the coding sequence ATGCCAATCACCCCTCGGTTTCAGCCAAAGCGCCGGCGCAGCGTCGAGGTCCTCGCCTTCCCGGACCTGCAGGTTCTGGACGCGGCGGGACCGCTGCAGGTCTTTGCCAGCGCCAACGACCTGACCGGGACGGACGCCTACGCGACGCGGATCGTCTCCGAGGGCGGCGGGCCGGTCGCGGCCTCGGCCGGAATCAGCCTCGCGACCGACCCCCTGCCGGAGCCGGGGGCGCCGCTCGGCACTCTGCTGATCCCGGGCGGGACCGGCATCTTCGCCGCCGCGGAGCGGGCCTCGCTGCGGGACTGGGTGGTGCGGCGGGCCGCCTCGGCCGAGCGGGTCGTCTCCGTCTGCACCGGCGCCTTCCTGCTGGCGGAGGCCGGCCTGCTCGATGGACGCCGGGCCGTGACGCATTGGGGCTGCTGCCAGCGGCTCGCAGCGCGCTACCCGGCGGTGCGTGTGGAGGCGGACCCGATCTTCGTGCGCGACGGCTCCGTCTGGACCTCGGCGGGCGTGACGGCGGGGATCGACCTCGCCCTCGCCCTGGTCGAGGCCGATCTCGGCCGCACCGCGGCGCTGGCGGTCGCGCGCCACCTCGTCGTCTTCCTGAAGCGGCCGGGCGGGCAGGCCCAGTTCTCGGCAGCCCTCGATCTCCAGGGAGCGGACGACCGCTTCGGCCCCCTCCACGCCTTCATGGCCGAAAACCTCGCCGCCGACCTCTCGGTGCCGCGACTCGCCGCGCGGGCCGGGATGAGCCTGCGGAGTTTCGCCCGCCGCTACCGCGCGGCCACCGGGCGCACGCCGGCCGAGGCCGTCGAGGAGCTGCGCATCGAGGCGGCCCGCCGGCTCCTCACGGACACGAGCTTGCCGGTCAAGCAGGTCGCGGCGCGCTGTGGCTTCGGCTCGGAGGAGACCCTGCGGCGCGGCTTCCTGCGCCAGCTCGCGGTCAGCCCGCAGGATTACCGCGCGCGGTTCTCCGGGGGCGCCTGA